The Setaria viridis chromosome 2, Setaria_viridis_v4.0, whole genome shotgun sequence DNA window TGTGACGTTGACCATGGCGCGGGTGCTGTCGTACTCGGGTCCGATGAGCCTGGCGGCGTTGCCGCGCATGACATGCATGAGGCAGCACGGCTGCTCCGCCACCGTTCTCCTCACCTGGACGCAGCACGGGACGGGGATCTCCTCCGCCCGGTGCTCGATGAAGTCCAGGCACGACAGCAGCCGCTGCAGCGACGGCACGCACGTCGTCGTCTCGTCAGGTGCCGCAGCGGCCGAAGCCGGTGCCGAgaggaacgccgccgccgccgcgacggcgaggaaggagaggaggagggcacgGGCGAAGATCGGTCTGCTGGACCGCGGCGCCGCCATGCCGCCGTCGTGTGGTGTGGCACGCGTACGTGCGGCGTATGGAAGGGGTTTGGTCGTCGTCGTTGCATGTAATGAATGACCGGTTGGTATGTATAGCCGTG harbors:
- the LOC117844062 gene encoding uncharacterized protein, which gives rise to MAAPRSSRPIFARALLLSFLAVAAAAAFLSAPASAAAAPDETTTCVPSLQRLLSCLDFIEHRAEEIPVPCCVQVRRTVAEQPCCLMHVMRGNAARLIGPEYDSTRAMVNVTAECLGDAHVLVSLTRNCSGSSFFINNPREVSPTGKYY